From Aspergillus fumigatus Af293 chromosome 5, whole genome shotgun sequence, a single genomic window includes:
- a CDS encoding TPR domain protein, whose translation MSAFQFPPVPSPVSATEEYFDLGAHGFPITTKNRDAQVWFDRGLIWSYAFNHEESYRCFQQVLAHDPTCAMAYWGLIYAMGPNYNKTWQLFDPTDLERTFKFCHHAAQKAGKLAHDNQNIKPVERALIKAISHRFPVDHPVSDFSTLDRHYAVAMEEVFREYGNKDMDITTLYIDAIMHTAIRKMYEVKSGAPVEGAPVHKLRAIFDEALAKPASDSHPGLLHFWIHFMEMSSTPGVALPGADKLRHLVPDAGHYHHMPTRIDVLVGDYRRSIDSNTAAVTADEKYLAKEGAKNFYIFYRFHNYHSLIYAAMLSGQRRIALDATTRMEASITDELLRVETPPLADWMEFFKAVRVHVYIRFGMWKEIIDLPLPEDQALYCVTTTMIHYGKAIAFAATGNLVQADKERSLYHAAARTVPPTRKDFPNLISDILKISDAMLDGEIEYRRGNYPVAFENLRKAVHFDDSLRYTEPWGWMVPTRHAYAALMLEQGHVEEAAQAYAEDLGLDSSLTRAHQHPKNVWALHGYHECLVRLGRESEARIIKQDLDLALQVADVPIKCSCFCRLGALESDENGGSCCQGAYQ comes from the coding sequence atGTCGGCATTCCAATTCCCCCCCGTCCCTTCACCAGTTTCTGCAACCGAGGAGTATTTTGACTTGGGAGCCCACGGTTTCCCCATCACTACTAAAAACCGAGACGCTCAGGTATGGTTTGACCGCGGCCTGATCTGGTCATATGcattcaaccatgaagagaGTTACCGGTGCTTTCAGCAGGTCCTTGCCCATGATCCTACTTGTGCAATGGCATACTGGGGGCTGATCTATGCGATGGGACCCAATTATAATAAAACCTGGCAGTTGTTCGATCCTACAGACCTCGAGCGTACCTTCAAATTTTGTCACCATGCAGCTCAAAAAGCCGGGAAGCTCGCACACGACAATCAGAATATTAAACCTGTAGAGCGAGCCTTGATCAAAGCAATTTCACACCGCTTCCCAGTCGACCATCCGGTCTCGGACTTCTCAACCCTTGATAGACACTACGCCGTTGCTATGGAAGAGGTTTTCCGGGAATACGGAAATAAGGACATGGACATCACAACTCTGTATATCGACGCAATCATGCATACCGCTATACGAAAGATGTACGAGGTCAAGAGCGGTGCTCCTGTCGAAGGGGCTCCGGTTCATAAACTCCGCGCAATCTTTGACGAGGCCCTGGCAAAACCGGCCTCAGATTCCCACCCCGGTCTCCTTCATTTCTGGATCCATTTCATGGAAATGTCCTCTACGCCAGGTGTTGCACTCCCCGGGGCTGATAAGCTTCGCCACCTGGTCCCGGATGCCGGACATTATCACCATATGCCGACGCGTATTGATGTTCTTGTTGGCGACTACCGGCGCTCAATTGATTCCAACACTGCAGCGGTTACTGCGGATGAGAAGTacctggccaaggaaggAGCAAAAAACTTCTATATTTTCTATCGATTTCATAATTATCATTCCCTGATCTACGCTGCAATGCTATCTGGGCAGCGCAGGATTGCTCTTGATGCTACCACTCGGATGGAAGCATCTATTACTGATGAGCTGTTGCGCGTTGAAACCCCACCCTTGGCAGACTGGATGGAATTCTTTAAGGCCGTCCGAGTCCACGTCTACATCAGATTCGGCATGTGGAAAGAGATTATAGATCTCCCCTTACCAGAAGACCAAGCTTTGTACTGTGTGACCACCACCATGATTCACTACGGTAAGGCCATCGCCTTCGCCGCAACAGGGAACCTCGTCCAAGCAGATAAGGAACGCAGCCTATACCACGCAGCCGCAAGAACAGTACCCCCTACTCGCAAGGACTTTCCAAACCTAATCTCCGATATCTTGAAGATCTCAGATGCAATGCTCGACGGCGAAATAGAATACCGACGTGGTAACTATCCGGTAGCTTTTGAAAACCTCCGGAAAGCTGTTCATTTCGATGACTCTCTCCGATACACTGAGCCCTGGGGCTGGATGGTACCTACCAGACATGCATATGCGGCCTTAATGCTGGAGCAAGGACATGTGGAGGAGGCTGCTCAAGCTTACGCTGAGGATCTTGGTCTTGATAGCTCGCTTACTCGCGCTCATCAGCATCCTAAAAATGTTTGGGCGTTGCATGGATATCATGAATGCCTTGTACGCCTGGGTCGAGAGTCGGAGGCCCGCATTATCAAGCaggatcttgaccttgcgCTGCAGGTGGCTGATGTACCTATAAAATGTTCCTGTTTTTGTCGCCTTGGGGCTCTTGAGTCCGACGAGAACGGCGGGAGCTGCTGCCAAGGCGCTTACCAATAG
- a CDS encoding fungal specific transcription factor domain-containing protein, which yields MSRSTISLEFPSPPSGFVDQQESSGGTVELPGGSIRVYRCDQDLINAYYIFIHPYFPCLPPPAASQYEDTHEVLSIRPIDANPSILPYWPASSLGLAIAAILVLIPPLSGKPHDATQGDDDNTVKLRRSYADLFARSALESLEESLVPPFNVNSANHSLQSTLHPEIPQKMEPVLALELLSLYECCHRMNVSKMRLRANQALTVAMDLSLHTQDQWTGCLDAQRRCWWATIFLVYLSSIMSSAVPIITFDDSRITTVFPEFRGCREPWPLLVNAEVVLLRSCQIGRQLIRENSNNESIPRPDQGLPHSIGEEIRALDALILELAAEADRFLCVTNYQGPKADASRNLWAISNALIHTARITLHRTRAFLDPPVLLDQHCDVLATETSSSYSSSSSTTTSSQPTTQRRQLSTPRAAEISSFFPFTEEQSVRICLHSALVVSRVFRRLPSPDPTYSDMGHADVVVVGRPQASCWRPKLASPRSIPYMACFQLQSFYILAMVLWRIRTAMCSGNISSCAYLLDRPCAATEVQDAERLVEELRYGMEALERSIAADVVFEGIRMIHKEAERVYETVLMD from the exons atGTCGCGATCGACCATCTCGCTAGAGTTTCCATCTCCACCGAGCGGATTCGTAGATCAGCAAGAGTCTTCCGGAGGGACTGTGGAGCTTCCTGGAGGGAGCATCCGAGTTTATCGTTGTGATCAAGATTT AATCAACGCCTACTATATCTTCATTCATCCTTACTTTCCCTGTCTGCCTCCCCCAGCAGCGTCTCAGTACGAAGACACGCACGAGGTCCTCAGCATCCGTCCAATCGACGCAAATCCTTCAATTTTACCCTATTGGCCCGCTTCATCCCTGGGTCTTGCCATTGCCGCGATATTGGTGCTGATTCCTCCTCTATCAGGAAAGCCACATGATGCAACACaaggtgatgatgataataCTGTCAAATTGCGACGCTCCTACGCTGATTTATTTGCACGATCTGCCTTGGAGTCCCTGGAGGAGTCACTTGTACCGCCCTTCAATGTCAATTCGGCCAATCATAGTCTCCAGAGTACCCTACATCCTGAAATCCCCCAGAAGATGGAGCCTGTGCTTGCACTAGAGCTTCTGAGCTTATATGAATGCTGCCACCGAATGAATGTCTCGAAAATGCGCCTTCGGGCAAACCAGGCCCTAACCGTTGCTATGGACTTATCCCTGCACACGCAAGATCAGTGGACCGGTTGTTTGGATGCACAACGTCGGTGCTGGTGGGCGACA ATTTTTCTAGTGTATTTGTCTTCTATTATGAGCTCGGCC GTCCCGATCATCACGTTCGACGATTCTCGAATCACAACTGTCTTTCCCGAGTTCCGGGGCTGCCGTGAG CCATGGCCCCTTTTGGTGAATGCCGAAGTAGTGCTCCTCCGCAGCTGCCAGATTGGTCGCCAACTTATCAGAGAGAACTCGAACAATGAGAGTATTCCACGGCCTGATCAAGGGCTACCCCATTCCATAGGAGAGGAAATCCGTGCCCTAGACGCCCTAATTCTCGAGCTCGCCGCCGAAGCAGACCGATTTCTCTGTGTGACCAACTACCAGGGTCCCAAAGCCGACGCCTCGCGCAATTTATGGGCCATATCCAACGCCCTAATCCACACAGCCAGAATCACCCTTCATCGGACGCGCGCTTTCCTAGATCCTCCAGTACTTCTAGATCAGCACTGCGACGTTCTTGCCACAGAAACTTCCTCCTCCtattcatcttcttcatctaCTACTACTTCTTCGCAACCAACGACACAGCGCCGCCAACTCTCTACGCCCCGAGCAGCCGAAATCAGCTCCTTTTTCCCCTTCACCGAAGAGCAATCGGTCCGAATATGTCTCCATTCTGCCCTTGTCGTATCTCGGGTCTTCcgtcgtcttccttctccgGACCCGACTTACTCTGACATGGGCCATGCTGACGTGGTGGTTGTAGGAAGACCCCAGGCATCATGCTGGCGACCTAAGTTAGCATCACCCCGGTCTATACCTTATATGGCCTGCTTCCAGCTACAGAGCTTCTATATTCTAGCGATGGTGCTGTGGCGGATCCGCACGGCGATGTGTTCTGGGAATATAAGTAGCTGTGCTTACTTGCTTGATCGACCGTGTGCTGCGACGGAGGTCCAAGATGCAGAGCGGTTGGTGGAGGAGCTACGGTATGGGATGGAAGCGCTAGAACGGTCGATTGCGGCGGATGTTGTCTTTGAGGGTATAAGAATGATACATAAGGAAGCAGAGAGAGTCTACGAGACTGTTTTGATGGACTAA